The following proteins are encoded in a genomic region of Streptomyces gobiensis:
- a CDS encoding SCO1664 family protein: protein MSAPERIPPRGGVTPEALATLLASGELTVRGRIREASNAVLYGTVAADGQNTPCVYKPVAGERPLWDFPDGTLAQREVATYEVCRALGWDLVPPTVLRDGPYGEGMCQQWVGPAPDTAEAEPLAAEELLALVDSEEPEPGWKAVGLADVGQGRTALLVHADDERLRRLAVLDAVINNADRKGGHLLPLPDGRLFAIDHGVTFHTDDKLRTLLWGWSGEPLPAEALASLRALADELSGGRPLATRLAELITPAELDALRKRTDALLHTGRHPLPSGDWPAIPWPPV from the coding sequence ATGTCCGCGCCAGAACGGATACCGCCGCGGGGCGGCGTGACCCCGGAAGCCCTGGCCACGCTGCTGGCCAGCGGCGAGCTGACGGTGCGCGGGCGCATCCGGGAGGCGTCCAACGCGGTGCTCTACGGCACGGTCGCCGCCGACGGCCAGAACACGCCCTGTGTCTACAAACCAGTCGCGGGGGAACGCCCGCTGTGGGACTTCCCCGACGGCACCCTCGCCCAGCGCGAGGTGGCCACGTACGAGGTCTGCCGGGCGCTGGGCTGGGACTTGGTGCCGCCCACGGTCCTGCGGGACGGGCCCTATGGCGAAGGCATGTGCCAGCAGTGGGTCGGGCCCGCCCCGGACACGGCGGAGGCGGAGCCGCTGGCGGCGGAGGAGCTCCTCGCGCTGGTGGACAGCGAGGAGCCCGAGCCGGGCTGGAAAGCTGTGGGCCTCGCGGACGTGGGCCAAGGCCGCACCGCGCTGCTGGTGCACGCCGATGATGAGCGGCTGCGCCGGCTCGCCGTGCTGGACGCGGTGATCAACAATGCCGACCGCAAGGGCGGCCATCTGCTGCCGCTGCCGGACGGCCGGCTGTTCGCCATCGATCACGGGGTCACCTTCCACACCGACGACAAGCTGCGCACCCTGCTGTGGGGGTGGTCCGGCGAGCCCTTGCCCGCCGAGGCGCTGGCGTCGCTGCGCGCGCTGGCCGACGAACTCTCCGGGGGGCGGCCGCTGGCCACCCGGCTGGCCGAGCTGATCACCCCGGCCGAGCTGGACGCGCTGCGCAAGCGAACCGACGCCCTGCTGCACACCGGACGCCACCCCCTGCCCAGCGGCGACTGGCCCGCCATCCCCTGGCCACCGGTGTAG
- a CDS encoding IclR family transcriptional regulator translates to MARSIQSLERAAAVLRLLAGGERRLGLSDIAYTLGLAKGTAHGLLRTLQQEGFVEQDEASGRYQLGAELLRLGNSYLDVHELRARALVWSDDLARSSGEAVYLGVLHQQGVLVVHHVFRPDDSRQVLEIGAMQPLHSTAMGKVLSAYDPVAHSEVVEAKRQPFTDRTVTELADLEASLEMARTRGWASDVEETWEGVASIAAPIHDRRRLPVGAVGITGAVERVCEDGVIHAELVASVRDCARAVSRDLGASRF, encoded by the coding sequence ATGGCCCGGAGCATCCAGTCACTGGAGCGGGCAGCGGCGGTACTGCGCCTGCTCGCTGGTGGTGAGCGGCGGCTTGGACTCTCAGATATCGCCTACACCCTCGGGCTGGCCAAGGGCACCGCACACGGGCTGCTGCGCACCCTCCAGCAGGAGGGCTTTGTGGAGCAGGACGAGGCCTCGGGCCGGTACCAGCTGGGCGCGGAGCTGCTGAGGCTCGGCAACAGCTATCTGGATGTGCACGAGCTCCGTGCCCGTGCCCTGGTGTGGTCCGATGACCTGGCCCGCTCCAGTGGTGAGGCCGTCTATCTGGGCGTGCTCCACCAGCAGGGCGTGCTGGTGGTGCACCACGTCTTCCGGCCCGATGACAGCCGTCAGGTGCTGGAGATCGGCGCGATGCAGCCGCTGCACAGCACCGCCATGGGAAAGGTGCTCTCGGCGTACGACCCGGTGGCGCACAGCGAGGTGGTGGAGGCGAAGCGGCAGCCCTTCACCGACCGTACGGTGACCGAGCTGGCGGATCTTGAGGCATCCCTGGAGATGGCCCGGACACGTGGCTGGGCCTCCGATGTGGAGGAGACCTGGGAAGGCGTCGCCTCGATCGCCGCCCCGATCCATGACCGGCGGCGGCTGCCGGTCGGCGCGGTCGGCATAACCGGCGCGGTGGAACGGGTGTGCGAGGACGGTGTCATCCATGCCGAGCTCGTGGCCTCCGTACGGGACTGTGCCCGCGCCGTCTCGCGCGACCTGGGAGCCAGCCGCTTCTAG
- the mshC gene encoding cysteine--1-D-myo-inosityl 2-amino-2-deoxy-alpha-D-glucopyranoside ligase: protein MHAWPASEVPALPGKGRDLRIHDTATGGRVTLAPGPVARIYVCGITPYDATHLGHAATYNAFDLVQRVWLDTKRQVHYVQNVTDIDDPLLERAGATGQDWTELAERETALFREDMTALRMLPPRQFIGAVESIPRIIPLVERLRDAGAAYELEGDIYFSVEADPHFGEVSGLDAEAMRLLSAERGGDPDRPGKKNPLDPMLWMAARDGEPRWDGASLGPGRPGWHIECVAIALQYLGMGFDVQGGGSDLAFPHHEMGASHAQALTGDYPFAKTYVHAGMVALNGEKMSKSKGNLVFVSALRRDGVDPAAIRLTLLARHYRADWEYTDAVLEEATARLGRWRAAVSRPDGPGADALVEEIRAALANDLDTPAALAAVDRWAATQHSSGGTDEGAPGLVSRAVDALLGVAL, encoded by the coding sequence ATGCATGCCTGGCCCGCTTCCGAGGTCCCCGCCCTGCCTGGCAAGGGCCGCGACCTCAGGATCCACGACACCGCGACCGGCGGACGGGTAACCCTCGCCCCCGGTCCCGTCGCCCGTATCTACGTCTGTGGCATCACGCCTTACGACGCCACCCATCTGGGGCACGCGGCGACGTACAACGCGTTCGACCTCGTGCAGCGCGTATGGCTCGACACGAAGCGGCAGGTCCACTACGTACAGAACGTCACCGACATCGACGACCCCCTCCTGGAGCGGGCCGGCGCCACCGGGCAGGACTGGACCGAGCTGGCCGAGCGCGAGACCGCGCTCTTCCGGGAGGACATGACCGCCCTGCGGATGCTCCCCCCGAGGCAGTTCATCGGCGCCGTGGAGTCAATACCCAGGATTATCCCCCTCGTTGAGCGACTGCGTGACGCCGGTGCCGCCTATGAGCTTGAGGGCGACATCTACTTCTCCGTCGAAGCCGACCCGCACTTCGGTGAGGTCTCCGGGCTGGACGCCGAGGCCATGCGGCTGCTCTCCGCCGAGCGCGGCGGGGACCCGGACCGCCCGGGGAAGAAGAACCCGCTGGACCCGATGCTGTGGATGGCCGCCCGCGACGGTGAACCGCGCTGGGACGGCGCCTCACTCGGGCCCGGCCGGCCCGGCTGGCACATCGAGTGCGTCGCCATCGCCCTCCAATATCTCGGTATGGGCTTCGACGTTCAGGGTGGCGGCTCCGATCTCGCCTTTCCGCACCATGAGATGGGCGCCTCGCACGCCCAAGCGCTCACTGGCGACTACCCGTTCGCGAAGACGTATGTGCACGCCGGTATGGTCGCCCTGAACGGCGAGAAGATGTCGAAGTCCAAGGGCAACCTGGTCTTTGTCTCCGCCCTGCGCCGGGACGGGGTCGACCCGGCCGCCATCCGGCTCACGTTGCTGGCCCGCCACTACCGCGCGGACTGGGAGTACACCGACGCGGTACTCGAAGAGGCCACCGCCCGGCTGGGCCGCTGGCGCGCCGCCGTCTCCCGCCCCGACGGTCCCGGCGCCGACGCGCTGGTCGAGGAGATCCGCGCGGCGCTCGCCAACGATCTCGACACCCCCGCCGCGCTGGCCGCGGTCGACCGCTGGGCCGCCACCCAGCACTCGTCGGGTGGTACGGACGAGGGCGCCCCCGGCCTGGTCTCCCGGGCCGTGGACGCCCTCCTGGGTGTCGCACTCTGA
- a CDS encoding DUF3090 domain-containing protein, which produces MSRQVFLYDPPDRFVAGTVGLPGRRTFFLQASAGSRTTSVALEKAQVEALAERIDELLDEVVRRSGGSAPVPAVAPSEVSDTEPLESPVEEEFRVGTMALAWDGESERMVVEAQALVELEADSEEDLAEAEERLLQDDENGPPMLRVRLSGAMARAFAKRAMEVVNAGRPPCPLCSLPLDPEGHVCPRQNGYRRGAA; this is translated from the coding sequence GTGTCCCGTCAGGTGTTCCTCTACGACCCCCCGGACCGATTTGTCGCCGGTACGGTCGGGCTGCCCGGACGGCGCACCTTCTTCCTGCAGGCGTCCGCAGGCAGCCGTACCACCAGCGTCGCCCTGGAGAAGGCCCAGGTCGAAGCGCTGGCCGAGCGGATCGATGAGCTCCTTGACGAGGTCGTACGGCGCAGCGGCGGCAGCGCGCCCGTCCCGGCCGTAGCGCCGTCCGAGGTCTCCGACACCGAGCCGCTGGAGTCGCCCGTTGAGGAAGAATTCCGGGTTGGCACCATGGCGCTCGCCTGGGACGGGGAGAGCGAGCGGATGGTCGTTGAGGCGCAGGCCCTGGTTGAATTGGAGGCCGACTCCGAAGAGGACCTCGCCGAGGCCGAGGAGCGGCTGCTCCAGGACGACGAGAACGGCCCGCCCATGCTCCGGGTACGGCTCAGCGGGGCCATGGCGCGGGCCTTCGCCAAGCGCGCCATGGAGGTCGTCAACGCGGGCCGTCCGCCCTGCCCGCTGTGCAGTCTGCCGCTTGATCCGGAAGGACACGTATGTCCGCGCCAGAACGGATACCGCCGCGGGGCGGCGTGA
- a CDS encoding histidine phosphatase family protein — protein sequence MPTLLLVRHGRSTANTSGVLAGRTPGVALDDRGVAQAAALPERFAGLPLAAAVHSPLRRCRETLEPLAAQRPELKITADERIGECDYGDWTGRKLAELADEPLMATVQQHPSAAVFPGGESMRAMQQRAVEAVRDWNIRVEAEHGADAFYLMCSHGDIIKSIVADALGMHLDLFQRISVAPGTVTVIRYTPLRPFLLRLGETGALGSLAPREDSTSPGGREGNPADAAVGGGA from the coding sequence ATGCCCACGCTGCTGCTTGTGCGCCATGGCCGGTCCACCGCCAACACCTCCGGAGTGCTCGCGGGCCGTACGCCCGGCGTCGCGCTGGACGACCGGGGCGTCGCACAGGCCGCCGCCCTGCCTGAACGGTTCGCCGGACTCCCGCTGGCCGCCGCTGTACACAGCCCACTGCGGCGCTGCCGGGAGACCCTTGAACCGCTGGCAGCACAGCGGCCGGAGCTGAAGATCACCGCCGATGAGCGCATCGGCGAGTGCGACTACGGCGACTGGACGGGCCGTAAGCTCGCCGAACTCGCGGATGAACCGCTGATGGCCACCGTTCAGCAGCATCCCAGCGCCGCCGTCTTCCCCGGCGGTGAGTCGATGCGCGCCATGCAGCAGCGCGCCGTTGAGGCCGTACGGGACTGGAACATCCGCGTTGAGGCGGAGCACGGGGCGGACGCGTTCTATCTGATGTGCTCGCACGGCGACATCATCAAGTCGATCGTTGCCGACGCCCTCGGTATGCATCTGGACCTGTTCCAGCGGATCTCCGTCGCACCCGGCACCGTCACCGTGATCCGCTACACCCCGCTGCGGCCCTTTCTGCTGCGGCTCGGCGAGACCGGGGCACTCGGGTCGCTGGCCCCGCGTGAGGATTCCACGTCCCCCGGCGGGCGGGAGGGAAACCCGGCGGACGCCGCTGTCGGGGGCGGTGCGTAA
- the glpK gene encoding glycerol kinase GlpK codes for MTDSHTTGPFIAAIDQGTTSSRCIVFDTDGRIVAVDQKEHEQIFPKPGWVEHDAMEIWTNVKEVVDGAIAKAGITRDDVKAIGITNQRETTVLWDKKTGEPVHNALVWQDTRTDTLCKELGRNVGQDRFRRETGLPLASYFSGPKIVWTLDHVEGLRERAERGEILFGTMDSWVIWNLTGGTDGGVHVTDVTNASRTMLMNLHTMAWDEKICQSMGVPMAVLPEIRSSAEVYGLAKGGALDGVPVASALGDQQAALFGQTCFATGEGKSTYGTGTFLLMNTGNEPVNSYNGLLTTVGYRIGDQEPVYALEGAIAVTGALVQWMRDQMGLISTAAEIETLASSVEDNGGAYFVPAFSGLFAPYWRSDARGVIAGLTRYVTKAHLARAVLEATAWQTREIVDAMAKDSGVELTALKVDGGMTSNNLLMQAISDFVDAPVVRPMVAETTCLGAAYAAGLAVGYWPDTDALRANWRRAAEWTPHMDADVRDREYKNWLKAVERTMGWLEEEN; via the coding sequence ATGACTGACAGCCACACCACCGGCCCATTTATCGCCGCGATCGACCAGGGCACCACCTCCAGCCGCTGCATCGTCTTCGACACCGACGGCCGGATCGTCGCGGTCGACCAGAAGGAGCACGAGCAGATCTTCCCGAAGCCGGGCTGGGTCGAGCACGACGCCATGGAGATCTGGACCAACGTCAAGGAGGTCGTCGACGGGGCGATCGCCAAGGCGGGCATCACCCGGGACGATGTCAAGGCCATCGGCATCACCAACCAGCGCGAGACAACCGTGCTGTGGGACAAGAAGACCGGTGAGCCCGTCCACAACGCACTCGTCTGGCAGGACACCCGCACCGACACGCTCTGCAAGGAGCTGGGCCGTAACGTCGGCCAGGACCGCTTCCGCCGGGAGACGGGCCTCCCGCTCGCCTCCTACTTCTCTGGGCCCAAGATCGTCTGGACGCTCGACCATGTCGAGGGACTGCGTGAGCGTGCCGAGCGCGGCGAGATCCTCTTCGGCACCATGGACTCCTGGGTCATCTGGAACCTCACGGGTGGTACGGACGGCGGCGTGCACGTCACCGACGTCACCAACGCCTCCCGCACCATGCTCATGAACCTGCACACCATGGCCTGGGACGAGAAGATCTGCCAGTCCATGGGCGTCCCCATGGCGGTGCTGCCCGAGATCCGCTCCTCCGCCGAGGTGTACGGCCTCGCCAAGGGCGGTGCGCTGGACGGTGTACCGGTCGCCTCCGCGCTCGGCGACCAGCAGGCCGCCCTGTTCGGGCAGACCTGCTTCGCCACCGGTGAGGGCAAGTCGACCTATGGCACCGGCACCTTCCTGCTGATGAACACCGGCAATGAGCCTGTCAACTCCTACAACGGCCTGCTGACCACCGTCGGCTACCGCATCGGCGACCAGGAGCCGGTCTACGCCCTGGAGGGCGCGATCGCGGTCACCGGGGCGCTGGTGCAGTGGATGCGGGACCAGATGGGCCTGATCAGCACCGCGGCCGAGATCGAGACCCTGGCCAGCTCCGTCGAGGACAACGGCGGCGCCTACTTCGTACCGGCCTTCTCCGGTCTCTTCGCCCCGTACTGGCGCTCGGACGCGCGCGGTGTCATCGCGGGCCTCACCCGCTATGTGACCAAGGCCCACCTGGCGCGGGCCGTGCTCGAGGCCACCGCCTGGCAGACGCGCGAGATCGTCGACGCGATGGCCAAGGACTCCGGTGTCGAGCTGACCGCGCTCAAGGTCGACGGCGGAATGACCTCCAACAACCTGCTGATGCAGGCCATCTCGGACTTCGTGGACGCGCCCGTGGTGCGGCCCATGGTCGCCGAGACCACCTGCCTCGGCGCTGCCTACGCGGCCGGCCTGGCCGTCGGCTACTGGCCCGACACCGACGCGCTGCGCGCCAACTGGCGCCGGGCCGCTGAGTGGACCCCCCATATGGATGCGGACGTACGCGACCGCGAGTACAAGAACTGGCTCAAGGCCGTCGAGCGGACCATGGGCTGGCTCGAAGAGGAGAACTGA
- a CDS encoding MIP/aquaporin family protein has translation MSTSDILIGEIIGTGVLILLGGGVVAGVVLKRTKSFNAGWLAITLGWGLAVLTGAYISVGVSGAHLNPAVTVGIAIKEGAWDKVPFYFAGQLLGAMIGAVLVWVAYYGHFVAHLTDREVVGGPGAQATAVADREEKQVKGPGPVLGVFSTGPEIRNAAQNLATEAIGTFVLVLAILSLGLTEGLAVSGTGVLIVALVVVGIGLSLGGPTGYAINPARDLGPRIVHALLPLPNKGGSDWSYAWVPVVGPLLGGALAGGIYQLAFA, from the coding sequence GTGTCCACCTCCGACATTCTCATCGGCGAGATCATCGGTACTGGCGTTCTCATTCTGCTCGGCGGCGGTGTCGTCGCTGGCGTCGTCCTCAAGCGCACAAAGTCTTTTAACGCCGGGTGGCTCGCCATCACCTTGGGCTGGGGCCTCGCGGTCCTCACCGGCGCTTATATCTCCGTCGGTGTTTCCGGCGCGCACCTGAACCCGGCTGTCACGGTCGGCATAGCCATCAAGGAAGGCGCCTGGGACAAGGTGCCCTTCTACTTCGCGGGCCAGCTGCTCGGTGCGATGATCGGCGCCGTCCTGGTCTGGGTCGCCTACTACGGCCACTTCGTGGCCCACCTCACCGACCGGGAGGTGGTCGGTGGTCCGGGCGCCCAGGCCACCGCGGTCGCCGACCGGGAGGAAAAGCAGGTCAAGGGCCCCGGCCCGGTGCTCGGCGTGTTCTCCACCGGTCCGGAGATCCGTAACGCGGCGCAGAACCTGGCCACCGAGGCCATCGGCACCTTTGTACTGGTCCTGGCGATCCTCTCCCTGGGGCTCACCGAGGGCCTGGCGGTCTCCGGCACCGGAGTGCTCATCGTCGCTCTTGTCGTCGTGGGTATCGGCCTCTCGCTCGGCGGCCCGACCGGGTACGCGATCAACCCCGCTCGTGACCTCGGCCCGCGTATCGTGCACGCACTGCTGCCGCTGCCGAACAAGGGCGGTTCAGACTGGAGCTATGCGTGGGTTCCGGTCGTTGGTCCGCTGCTCGGCGGCGCGCTGGCCGGCGGCATCTACCAGCTCGCGTTCGCCTGA
- a CDS encoding LLM class F420-dependent oxidoreductase, which translates to MRLGINLGYWGAGMDQDNLAVAQEADRLGYAVCWAAEAYGSDAPTVLSWVAAQTERIDVGSGIFQIPARTPAMTAMTAATLDSLSGGRFRLGLGVSGPQVSEGWYGVKFDKPLARTREYVEIVRKAMSRERLTHSGEHWTLPLPDGPGKPIKLTVHPVREHIPLYIAAIGPKNLEQTGEIADGALLIFFAPEHAEETTLGSLRAGCEKAGKDLADFDVCPTVPMAVGDDVDALADQFRPYTALYVGGMGSRKQNFYNRLAQRMGYEKEAAEIQDKYLAGDKEGAAAAVPRQLIDSTTLLGPVDRIADRMRAYAEAGVTTLSLAPAGFTLDERIASLRAAVEAMERAGLA; encoded by the coding sequence ATGCGACTCGGGATCAACCTCGGTTACTGGGGCGCCGGGATGGACCAGGACAATCTCGCGGTCGCGCAGGAGGCTGACCGCCTCGGCTACGCGGTCTGCTGGGCCGCTGAGGCCTATGGCTCCGATGCGCCCACAGTGCTCTCCTGGGTGGCGGCCCAGACCGAGCGGATCGACGTCGGCTCCGGCATCTTCCAGATCCCGGCCCGTACGCCCGCCATGACCGCCATGACCGCGGCCACCCTCGACTCGCTCTCCGGCGGACGCTTTCGGCTGGGCCTGGGCGTCTCCGGTCCGCAGGTCTCCGAGGGCTGGTACGGCGTGAAGTTCGACAAGCCGCTCGCCCGCACCCGCGAATACGTCGAGATTGTCCGCAAGGCGATGTCCCGCGAGCGGCTGACCCACTCCGGTGAGCACTGGACCCTGCCGCTGCCGGACGGCCCGGGCAAGCCCATCAAGCTCACCGTCCACCCGGTACGCGAGCACATTCCGCTCTACATCGCCGCCATCGGCCCGAAGAACCTGGAGCAGACCGGTGAGATCGCCGATGGCGCCCTGCTGATCTTCTTCGCGCCTGAGCACGCCGAGGAGACGACCCTCGGCTCGCTGCGTGCCGGATGCGAGAAGGCGGGCAAGGACCTTGCGGACTTCGATGTCTGCCCGACCGTGCCGATGGCGGTCGGCGATGATGTGGACGCGCTGGCCGACCAGTTCCGCCCGTACACCGCGCTCTATGTGGGGGGCATGGGCAGCCGTAAGCAGAACTTCTACAACAGGCTCGCCCAGCGCATGGGTTACGAGAAGGAGGCCGCCGAGATCCAGGACAAGTACCTGGCCGGCGACAAGGAGGGCGCCGCCGCGGCCGTGCCCCGGCAGCTCATCGACTCCACCACCCTGCTCGGCCCCGTCGACCGGATCGCCGACCGGATGCGGGCCTACGCCGAAGCCGGGGTGACCACGCTCTCGCTGGCACCCGCGGGCTTCACCCTGGACGAGCGGATCGCCTCGCTGCGGGCGGCGGTCGAGGCCATGGAACGGGCCGGGCTGGCGTAA
- a CDS encoding glycerol-3-phosphate dehydrogenase/oxidase → MNTLQSVPTLGTHPAAGFNPGRAETREVLANATYDLLVIGGGILGTSVAWHAAQSGLRVAMVDAGDFAGATSSASSKLVHGGLRYLQTGSVKLVAENHHERRVLAKDVAPHLVNPLTFYLPVYKGGPHGAVKLGAGVFAYSALSAFGDGVGRVISPAKAAADNPGLRTENLKAVAVYGDHQMNDSRVAVMTVRAAVESGAVVLNHAEVTGLRFTHGRVTGAELKDRLDGTEFGVNARLVLNATGPWIDHLRTMEYAGAAPSIRLSKGAHVVLKRKAPWKAAMATPVDKYRITFALPWEDQLMLGTTDEAYEGDPADVRATEADIQQILEEAAFSVRDEHLSRDLITYAFAGLRVLPGGPGGVESAKRETVVTEGRGGMLSVAGGKWTTYRHIGRTVMNKLAQLPGGPLNEDMEPISQLPRRVPLPGIANPNAVAHRLLVDREPSTRLDPLTARHLATHYGALSFDIARLVNEDPSLAERIHPDGPEIWAQVVYARDHEWAQTVDDVLRRRTTVTIRGLDTPEVQDRVEKLLGDRQA, encoded by the coding sequence ATGAACACCCTGCAGAGCGTCCCCACCCTTGGGACGCACCCGGCTGCCGGTTTCAACCCTGGCCGTGCCGAGACAAGAGAGGTGCTCGCGAACGCGACATACGACCTCCTGGTCATCGGCGGCGGCATCCTGGGCACCTCGGTGGCCTGGCATGCGGCGCAGTCGGGGCTGCGGGTGGCGATGGTGGACGCCGGCGACTTCGCCGGTGCCACTTCGTCCGCGTCCTCGAAGCTGGTCCACGGCGGACTGCGCTATCTGCAGACCGGCTCGGTCAAGCTGGTCGCGGAGAACCACCACGAGCGGCGGGTGCTGGCCAAGGATGTGGCTCCGCACCTGGTCAATCCGCTCACCTTCTATCTGCCGGTCTACAAGGGCGGCCCGCACGGCGCCGTCAAGCTGGGCGCGGGCGTCTTCGCCTACTCCGCGCTCTCCGCCTTCGGTGACGGTGTCGGCCGGGTGATATCCCCGGCCAAGGCCGCCGCCGACAACCCCGGGCTTCGCACCGAGAACCTCAAGGCGGTCGCGGTCTACGGCGACCACCAGATGAACGACTCCCGGGTCGCCGTCATGACGGTCCGGGCGGCCGTCGAGTCGGGCGCTGTGGTCCTCAATCACGCCGAGGTCACCGGGCTGCGCTTCACCCATGGCCGGGTGACCGGTGCGGAGCTCAAGGACCGGCTGGACGGCACCGAGTTCGGGGTGAACGCCCGGCTGGTGCTCAACGCCACCGGGCCCTGGATCGACCACCTGCGGACGATGGAGTACGCGGGCGCCGCGCCCAGCATCCGGCTGTCCAAGGGTGCTCATGTGGTGCTCAAGCGCAAGGCGCCGTGGAAGGCCGCCATGGCCACCCCGGTCGACAAGTACCGCATCACGTTCGCCCTGCCGTGGGAGGACCAGCTCATGCTGGGCACCACGGACGAGGCGTACGAGGGCGACCCGGCCGACGTCCGCGCCACCGAGGCCGATATCCAGCAGATCCTGGAGGAGGCGGCCTTCTCGGTCCGTGACGAGCACCTCTCCCGTGATCTGATCACCTATGCCTTCGCGGGCCTGCGGGTGCTGCCCGGCGGTCCGGGCGGCGTCGAGTCCGCCAAGCGCGAGACCGTCGTCACCGAGGGCCGGGGCGGCATGCTGTCGGTCGCGGGCGGCAAGTGGACCACGTACCGGCACATCGGCCGCACCGTCATGAACAAGCTCGCTCAGCTGCCCGGCGGGCCGCTGAACGAGGACATGGAGCCGATCTCGCAGCTGCCCCGCCGGGTGCCGCTGCCGGGCATCGCCAACCCCAACGCGGTCGCACACCGGCTGCTGGTGGACCGCGAGCCCAGTACCCGGCTCGACCCGCTGACCGCGCGGCATCTCGCCACCCACTACGGGGCGCTGTCCTTCGACATCGCCCGCCTGGTGAACGAGGACCCGTCGCTCGCTGAGCGGATCCACCCGGACGGCCCGGAGATCTGGGCGCAGGTCGTCTACGCCCGGGACCACGAGTGGGCCCAGACCGTCGACGATGTGCTCCGCCGTCGCACCACGGTGACCATCCGTGGCCTGGACACCCCGGAGGTGCAGGACCGGGTGGAGAAGCTGCTGGGCGATCGCCAGGCCTGA
- a CDS encoding PAC2 family protein, whose product MIELEGVPELVDPVMVAAFEGWNDAGDAASTAVGHLDREWKGEVFAALDAEDYYDFQVNRPHVWLDGGVRKITWPTTRLSVVRVGGDKPRDLVLVRGIEPSMRWRSFCNELLGFAHELGVEMVVVLGALLGDTPHTRPVPVTGVTSDADLARTLDLEESRYEGPTGIVGILQEACTHAGVPAVSLWAAVPHYVSQPPNPKATLALLNRLEDLLGVRIPLGELPEDARAWQLGVDQLAAEDSEVAEYVQSLEEARDTAELPEASGEAIAKEFERYLRRRDGQPGGHGGHATDSGLGGVGGAGDTGSYLRDTGSGRTRPPKRKPGDTEEPPETSGSTEEPDDSDGSEK is encoded by the coding sequence GTGATCGAGCTCGAGGGGGTTCCCGAGCTGGTCGACCCGGTTATGGTGGCCGCGTTCGAAGGCTGGAACGACGCCGGCGACGCCGCCTCCACCGCGGTCGGGCACTTGGACCGGGAATGGAAGGGCGAGGTATTCGCGGCGCTGGACGCCGAGGATTACTACGACTTCCAGGTCAACCGGCCGCATGTGTGGCTGGACGGCGGGGTGCGGAAGATCACCTGGCCGACGACCCGGCTGTCGGTGGTCCGGGTGGGCGGTGACAAGCCACGGGACCTGGTGCTGGTGCGCGGCATCGAGCCGAGCATGCGGTGGCGGTCGTTCTGCAATGAGCTGCTGGGCTTCGCCCATGAGCTGGGCGTGGAGATGGTCGTCGTGCTGGGCGCGCTGCTCGGCGACACCCCGCACACCCGTCCGGTACCGGTCACCGGTGTCACCTCGGACGCGGACCTGGCGCGCACGCTCGACCTGGAGGAGTCCCGCTACGAGGGCCCCACGGGCATCGTCGGCATCCTGCAGGAGGCGTGCACCCACGCCGGCGTACCGGCCGTGAGCCTGTGGGCCGCAGTGCCGCACTATGTCTCGCAGCCGCCCAACCCCAAGGCCACTCTCGCCCTGCTGAACCGGCTGGAGGACCTGCTCGGTGTGCGGATCCCGCTGGGTGAGCTCCCGGAGGACGCCCGGGCCTGGCAGCTGGGCGTGGACCAGCTGGCGGCCGAGGACAGTGAGGTGGCGGAGTACGTCCAGTCGCTGGAGGAGGCACGGGACACCGCGGAGCTGCCGGAGGCATCCGGCGAGGCGATCGCCAAGGAGTTTGAGCGCTATCTGCGGCGCCGCGACGGCCAGCCGGGCGGGCATGGCGGGCACGCCACGGACAGCGGGCTCGGTGGCGTCGGCGGTGCCGGTGACACGGGCTCGTATCTGCGCGATACGGGCAGCGGCCGCACCCGGCCGCCGAAGCGGAAGCCCGGTGACACGGAAGAGCCGCCGGAGACATCCGGTTCAACGGAAGAACCGGACGACTCCGACGGCTCGGAGAAGTAG